In Silene latifolia isolate original U9 population chromosome X, ASM4854445v1, whole genome shotgun sequence, the following proteins share a genomic window:
- the LOC141618512 gene encoding uncharacterized protein LOC141618512 has product MANRSPINVKLFGMILVNVFALLINLSFLLGILIKLIIKKLNGEVVKVGFREPFFFNKWKAQHLLMDIPYKGPRFTWCNKREDHSVVLERLDKGYGSWDWNDIFPNSGITHLPIQVSDHAPIIFEIDLITCNGRRPYRIEAWNLDYEECIRLVHNEWVDPVLGSVTVRMIRKLSRARNCMRLWSISKRKEWNKKWSDFDDTLIKGLHEIETKGVTRTFTTAYASQVEYAKVSAKYWKQRAKMKWNTEGDTCSKYFFNWVKGRAGRNYIAGIKMDNGEWNFDTEDIKGLFVQFYSKLFKEGENQITFDEYRPTVKILFSIYKGFPSPDDSDALGIRFTPKEVRTAVFQLGPLKSPGPDGIPAIFFHKCWHFIKHDVFGTVLAINNGNCSPAFPNNSFLVLIPKYSAPETVDNFRPISLCNVIMKVITRCITNR; this is encoded by the coding sequence ATGGCGAACCGGTCACCCATAAACGTGAAGCTGTTTGGAATGATCTTAGTCAATGTATTCGCTCTTTTGATAAACCTTTCCTTCTTATTGGGGATTTTAATCAAGTTGATTATCAAGAAGTTAAATGGGGAGGTAGTAAAGGTCGGATTCCGGGAGccgtttttttttaataaatggaAGGCTCAGCATCTTCTAATGGATATTCCGTATAAGGGGCCAAGGTTTACTTGGTGTAACAAGAGGGAAGATCATAGTGTTGTGTTGGAACGACTTGATAAGGGTTATGGCTCATGGGATTGGAATGATATTTTTCCGAATTCTGGTATTACTCATCTTCCGATTCAAGTTTCAGATCATGCGCCTATCATCTTTGAAATAGATTTAATTACTTGTAATGGTAGAAGACCTTATCGTATAGAGGCTTGGAACTTGGATTATGAGGAATGTATTCGCTTGGTACATAATGAATGGGTTGACCCTGTCTTAGGCTCTGTTACCGTCAGAATGATACGTAAGTTATCAAGAGCTAGAAATTGTATGCGCCTCTGGTCTATTTCCAAGAGGAAAGAATGGAATAAGAAATGGAGTGATTTTGATGACACTTTGATAAAAGGGCTCCACGAAATTGAGACAAAGGGAGTGACTCGAACGTTCACTACTGCATATGCTAGTCAAGTGGAGTATGCCAAAGTCTCGGCTAAATATTGGAAACAGAGGGCCAAGATGAAATGGAACACAGAGGGAGATACATGCTCCAAGTACTTCTTTAATTGGGTTAAGGGAAGGGCAGGCAGGAACTACATTGCAGGGATTAAAATGGATAATGGGGAGTGGAATTTTGACACTGAGGATATTAAGGGATTATTTGTCCAATTCTACTCTAAACTTTTTAAGGAAGGGGAGAATCAGATTACTTTTGATGAGTACCGCCCTACTGTGAAAATTTTGTTCAGTATATATAAAGGGTTCCCTTCTCCTGATGACAGTGATGCACTTGGCATTCGTTTTACTCCTAAGGAGGTTCGTACGGCTGTGTTTCAACTTGGTCCGTTAAAATCTCCGGGACCTGATGGTATTCCTGCTATTTTCTTCCATAAGTGTTGGCATTTCATTAAGCATGATGTTTTTGGGACTGTCTTGGCTATCAACAATGGTAATTGTTCACCAGCATTCCCGAATAATTCTTTCTTAGTTCTTATCCCGAAATATAGTGCCCCTGAAACGGTTGATAACTTCCGACCGATTAGTTTATGCAATGTTATAATGAAAGTCATTACTAGATGTATCACTAACCGATAA